A genomic stretch from Scomber scombrus unplaced genomic scaffold, fScoSco1.1 SCAFFOLD_252, whole genome shotgun sequence includes:
- the LOC133976942 gene encoding multiple epidermal growth factor-like domains protein 10, whose product CESDFWGPHCSNRCQCRNGAKCNPITGACVCTDGYQGWRCEETCDSDFYGKDCMLECHCLNGATCHHQTGECLCAPGYTGAFCEEPCPPGKHGSLCEQRCPCQNGGTCHHVTGECSCPAGWVGPVCAQPCSFGSFGINCSEECICRNGGLCDHISGQCQCTAGYIGERCQDECPVGTYGPQCAHKCDCQNGAKCYHINGACLCNEGFKGPSCQDRFCPAGLYGLICDKYCPCKEANTLSCHPLSGECTCAAGWTGLYCNETCPAGYYGEGCRELCACTNGADCDGITGACVCAPGYI is encoded by the exons gctgTGAGAGTGACTTCTGGGGCCCCCACTGCAGTAACCGCTGTCAATGCCGAAACGGTGCCAAATGTAACCCGATCACCGGAGCCTGCGTGTGCACCGACGGCTACCAGGGTTGGCGCTGCGAGGAGACTTGTGACTCCGACTTCTACGGCAAAGACTGCATGCTGGAGTGTCATTGTCTCAACGGCGCCACCTGCCACCATCAGACCGGAGAGTGCCTCTGTGCACCGGGATACACGGGGGCCTT CTGTGAGGAGCCGTGTCCTCCAGGTAAACACGGCTCTCTGTGTGAGCAGCGTTGCCCCTGTCAGAACGGAGGAACGTGCCACCACGTCACGGGGGAATGCTCCTGCCCCGCCGGCTGGGTG GGTCCCGTCTGTGCTCAGCCGTGTTCGTTCGGATCGTTTGGGATTAATTGTTCTGAGGAATGCATCTGTCGTAACGGAGGCCTGTGTGATCACATCAGCGGTCAGTGTCAGTGCACCGCCGGATACATCGGAGAAAG ATGCCAGGATGAGTGTCCGGTCGGCACTTACGGACCGCAGTGCGCTCATAAGTGCGACTGCCAGAACGGGGCCAAGTGTTACCACATCAACGGAGCCTGTCTGTGCAACGAGGGCTTCAAGGGTCCGAGCTGCCAGGACCGCTTCTGTCCCGCCGGCCTGTACGGACTCATCTGTGACAAATACTGCCCCTGCAAGGAAGCAAACACACTCAG ctgtcaccctTTGTCTGGAGAGTGCACCTGTGCAGCGGGATGGACGGGGCTTTACTGCAACGAGACCTGTCCAGCAGGTTACTACGGCGAGGGCTGCAGAGAGCTGTGTGCTTGTACCAACGGAGCCGACTGTGACGGCATCACcggagcttgtgtg